The sequence CCTTGACGCTCGCTCTCTCGGCCGGGGCTCATGCCGCCGATCCCATCAAGATCGGCGTGGCGGGCCCTTACACCGGAGGATCCTCCTCCATGGGCGTGAGCATGCGCGATGGCGTACGCCTGGCCATCGAGGAAATCAACAAAAACGGTGGGGTGCTGGGTCGCCAACTGGTCGGCGTCGAACGCGATGACGAAGCCAAAAACGAGCGTGGCGTTCAGATCGCCCAGGAGCTCATCAACAAAGAGCGCGTCGCGGCTTCGGTCGGGTATATCAACACAGGGGTCGCCCTGGCCTCGCAGCGTTTCTATCAGGACGCCAAGATCCCGGTGATGAACAACGTGGCCACTGGCAGCGTCATCACGCATCAGTTCAAGGCACCCGAATATCCCGACAATTATGTGTTCCGCAACGCAGCGCATGACAGTATCCAGGCGCCCATGATCGTCGAAGAAGCCGTCGGTCGCCGCGGCTTCAAGAAAGTCGCCATCCTGGCCGACTCCACCAACTATGGCCAGCTCGGCCGTGAAGACCTTGAAAAAGCCCTCGCGGCCAAGGGCATCAAGCCTGTGGCCGTTGAGAAGTTCAACATCAAGGATGTGGACATGACCGCCCAGCTTCTGAAGGCCAAGGAAGCCGGCGCACAGGCCATCCTGACCTACGGCATCGGCCCTGAGCTGGCTCAGATCGCCAACGGCATGACCAAGCTCGGCTGGAAGGTGCCCATCATCGGTAGCTGGACGCTGTCCATGGCCAACTATATCGACAACTCCGGCGCCAATGGCGAGGGTGCGCGCATGCCGCAGACCTTCATCCAGGATCCGGACACACCGCGCCGCAAAGCGTTCATCGACGCCTACCTGGCCAAGTTCAAGCCCAAGAACAACCGCATCGACTCGCCGGTGTCGGCGGCTCAGGGCTATGACTCCATCTACCTGTTGGCCGCGGCCATCAAGCAGGCAGGCACCACCGACGGTCCGAAGGTGCGCGAAGCGCTCGAGAACCTGCAAACGCCCGTCGAAGGC comes from Bordetella holmesii ATCC 51541 and encodes:
- a CDS encoding receptor ligand binding region family protein — protein: MTLALSAGAHAADPIKIGVAGPYTGGSSSMGVSMRDGVRLAIEEINKNGGVLGRQLVGVERDDEAKNERGVQIAQELINKERVAASVGYINTGVALASQRFYQDAKIPVMNNVATGSVITHQFKAPEYPDNYVFRNAAHDSIQAPMIVEEAVGRRGFKKVAILADSTNYGQLGREDLEKALAAKGIKPVAVEKFNIKDVDMTAQLLKAKEAGAQAILTYGIGPELAQIANGMTKLGWKVPIIGSWTLSMANYIDNSGANGEGARMPQTFIQDPDTPRRKAFIDAYLAKFKPKNNRIDSPVSAAQGYDSIYLLAAAIKQAGTTDGPKVREALENLQTPVEGVVMTYNKPFTHDNHDAITEKEVVIGEVKGGRVVKAQ